In Bombina bombina isolate aBomBom1 chromosome 6, aBomBom1.pri, whole genome shotgun sequence, a single genomic region encodes these proteins:
- the SLC25A11 gene encoding mitochondrial 2-oxoglutarate/malate carrier protein, whose translation MADSGRQRTSPKAVKFLFGGLAGMGATVFVQPLDLVKNRMQLSGEGAKTKEYKTSFHAVGSILRNEGLRGIYTGLSAGLLRQATYTTTRLGIYTILFEKLTKDDGTPPNFLMKAAIGMTAGATGAFVGTPAEVALIRMTADGRMPVDQRRGYSNVFNALVRMSREEGVTTLWRGCVPTMARAVVVNAAQLASYSQSKQFLLDSGYFKDDILLHFCASMISGLVTTAASMPVDIAKTRIQNMRMIDGKPEYKNGLDVLVKVVRYEGFFSLWKGFTPYYARLGPHTVLTFIFLEQMNKFYKKYFLSG comes from the exons ATGGCAGACAGTGGGAGGCAGCGGACCTCCCCCAAGGCGGTGAAGTTCCTTTTTGGGGGACTGGCTGG aatggGAGCAACTGTTTTCGTTCAACCACTAGATCTAGTGAAGAATCGTATGCAGTTAAGTGGTGAAGGTGCGAAAACTAAGGAATATAAAACTAGTTTCCATGCAGTTGGCAGTATTTTACGAAATGAAGGCCTACGGGGGATCTATACTGG ACTGTCTGCAGGACTCTTACGCCAGGCTACGTACACAACCACTCGTCTTGGTATCTACACTATCCTGTTTGAAAAGCTAACAAAGGACGACGGCACCCCCCCAAACTTCTTAATGAAGGCTGCCATTGGCATGACAGCAGGGGCCACAGGTGCTTTTGTGGGCACCCCAGCTGAAGTGGCATTGATCAGAATGACTGCAGATGGAAG GATGCCAGTTGATCAGAGACGGGGGTACAGCAATGTGTTCAATGCCTTGGTACGGATGTCTAGAGAGGAAGGTGTAACTACACTTTGGAGA GGTTGTGTTCCCACCATGGCTCGAGCAGTTGTTGTCAATGCTGCCCAACTTGCATCTTACTCTCAATCAAAGCAATTCCTTTTGGACTCGG GTTACTTCAAGGATGACATCCTTCTCCACTTCTGTGCCAGTATGATCAGTGGTCTGGTAACTACTGCTGCCTCTATGCCAGTGGACATTGCAAAAACAAG AATACAGAACATGAGGATGATCGATGGAAAGCCAGAATATAAGAATGGATTG GATGTTCTAGTAAAAGTTGTGCGATATGAGGGTTTCTTTAGCTTATGGAAGGGTTTCACCCCATACTATGCTCGACTCGGACCTCACACTGTCCTGACCTTCATCTTCTTAGAACAAATGAACAAATTCTACAAGAAGTATTTCCTGAGCGGTTGA